The Oncorhynchus masou masou isolate Uvic2021 chromosome 6, UVic_Omas_1.1, whole genome shotgun sequence genome has a window encoding:
- the LOC135542649 gene encoding zinc finger protein 271-like, with translation MADFEKDEGLPQTMQENQDDEEPQYTDDAKPSKTQDDASLEERVIEEVRRYNNLYNTSLKDYKDFTMTNNSWKEIAKTLRVEEQICRTKWKNLRDRYVRQRRKMKGKSGDAASEIQPQILTTLSWLSGFIKHKETKVEEMDTSEDLQDDNLIEREHFHSSNNEQQDGHFVVRSKIRARAPGKRTPSHSKTIKEKEEEPLDTDDSDDWIEGFSPGGEKPHYCFDCSKSYRKVRDLIRHQRSHTGEKHHHCPVCDRSFAQLDKLKLHAKRHMKEEHVTRLEQAGLNIDRVNTPQRTASRGRQKSQIRASAPGGEMVQSQPGKDSPCKSSVRKNQHVEKGQQPQTTQENEEDPEDTSDDWTESFRTVEKPYVCSDCGKSFKQENRLIRHQRTHTGEKPYDCPDCDKSFARLDNLKLHQKTHMKEERNFHCSDCVKSFVLLEQLEKHQLTHKKSYSCSKCEERFSDLVDWKAHFLVHREILHCPDCDKQFLYKGLFERHRRTHLRKIETFLCTICGKEYRNIKIHMRVHTGETPYHCTDCGKSFPYIKSYQRHILTHTSGERATYPCLECGKTFTRKDGMVMHVRRVHTGERNHQCRYCGKRFFRKEKLKVHMLVHTGEKPYQCSVCGQRFSQDGDRKHHEKRHYSGVSDFLDL, from the exons ATGGCGGACTTTGAGAAGGACGAAGGACTGCCCCAAACAATGCAGGAAAACCAAGATGACGAGGAGCCTCAATATACTGATGACGCAAAGCCAAGCAAGACGCAAGACGACGCAAGTTTGGAGGAAAGGGTAATTGAAGAGGTCAGAAGGTACAACAATTTgtacaacacctcattgaaagaCTATAAAGACTTCACTATGACCAACAACAGCTGGAAGGAGATAGCCAAAACTCTGAGAGTAGAAGAACAGATTTGCAGGACGAAATGGAAGAACCTGAGAGACCGATATGTtcgacagaggaggaaaatgaagGGGAAGAGTGGGGATGCAGCGTCAGAAATACAACCACAAATACTCACCACGCTGTCCTGGCTGTCTGGCTTCATTAAACACAAGGAGACGAAG GTAGAGGAGATGGACACCTCAGAAGACCTGCAAGATGACAACCTGATAGAGCGGGAACACTTCCACAGTTCTAATAATGAGCAGCAAGATGGACATTTTGTAGTTCGGAGTAAAATACGAGCTAGAGCTCCCGGAAAGAGAACACCATCACATAGCAAAACAAtaaaggagaaggaagaggagccCCTAGATACTGATGACTCTGATGATTGGATCGAGGGTTTCAGTCCTGGAGGAGAGAAGCCACACTACTGCTTTGACTGCAGTAAGAGCTATAGAAAAGTGAGAGATCTTATAAGACACCAGAGATCACATACTGGAGAGAAGCATCACCACTGCCCTGTTTGCGACAGAAGTTTTGCTCAATTAGATAAGCTTAAATTACACGCAAAAAGACATATGAAAGAGGAACATGTCACACGGCTCGAACAGGCAGGACTGAATATAGACCGTGTGAACACACCGCAGAGAACTGCCAGCAGAGGCAGGCAGAAGAGTCAAATTCGAGCTAGTGCACCAGGGGGGGAAATGGTCCAGTCACAGCCAGGCAAAGACTCGCCTTGCAAAAGTTCTGTTAGAAAGAATCAACACGTAGAAAAAGGACAACAACCCCAAACAACACAGGAGAATGAAGAGGATCCTGAAGATACTTCTGATGACTGGACCGAGAGTTTCAGAACTGTAGAGAAGCCCTACGTCTGCTCCGACTGCGGTAAGAGCTTCAAACAAGAGAATCGTCTTATAAGACATCAGAGaacacatacaggagagaagccttacgacTGCCCTGACTGTGACAAAAGTTTTGCTCGATTAGATAATCTTAAATTACACCAAAAAACACACATGAAGGAGGAACGTAATTTCCACTGCTCTGACTGTGTGAAAAGCTTTGTCCTATTGGAACAGCTTGAAAAACATCAGCTAACACACAAGAAAAGTTACAGCTGTTCAAAGTGTGAGGAAAGGTTTTCAGACCTGGTTGACTGGAAAGCACACTTTTTAGTACACAGAGAGATCCTCCACTGTCCTGACTGTGACAAGCAGTTCTTGTACAAGGGACTTTTTGAAAGACACAGGAGAACACATTTGAGAAAAATAGAAACATTTCTCTGCACAATATGTGGGAAGGAGTATCGCAACATCAAAATACACATGCGAGTACACACTGGTGAGACACCGTATCACTGCACTGATTGCGGGAAGAGTTTTCCATACATAAAATCGTACCAAagacacatactaacacatacctCTGGAGAAAGAGCAACCTATCCTTGTTTGGAATGCGGAAAGACATTTACTCGCAAAGATGGCATGGTGATGCATGTGAGGAGGGTTCATACTGGAGAGAGAAATCATCAGTGCAGATACTGTGGAAAACGATTCTTTCGAAAAGAGAAACTTAAGGTACACATGCTAgttcacactggagagaaaccataCCAATGCTCTGTCTGTGGGCAACGCTTCTCTCAAGATGGTGACAGAAAACACCACGAGAAGAGGCACTACTCTGGTGTCTCAGATTTCCTCGATCTATAA